Proteins from a genomic interval of Paenibacillus sp. FSL R5-0623:
- a CDS encoding phosphopantetheine-binding protein, with protein MNQRQITSIEQLETTILDVFHVVLGADAGVTTTINFFDLGSDSLLLAQVYNQLEKLYPAQITLTNMFAYPTISRLAKFIADQEGMELEAYPVPLDYMQNGGQALQDHRYEFRIEKDRFNEIRNLSKTAGCTPVEWLWSLFAYLLTEIGNQPQLTVYTLIYRMNHISSIPLDVQEVQDFNELFALAKQALHTADEQPGHHIQDLVRAGMKSQHDAIRPLFYEADYVSGGRGALEELFDVICEIQNEKRNMVVTLYCKPGMNTVQWNLFFRTYDQMLVKVIESLRSAAERG; from the coding sequence ATGAATCAACGGCAGATTACTTCAATTGAACAGCTAGAGACAACTATTCTGGACGTATTTCATGTTGTGCTGGGAGCTGATGCAGGAGTCACAACCACGATTAATTTTTTTGACTTAGGGAGTGATTCTCTGCTTCTTGCTCAGGTCTATAATCAACTTGAAAAATTATATCCAGCCCAAATTACGTTAACCAATATGTTTGCCTATCCTACGATCTCCAGACTTGCCAAATTCATCGCAGACCAGGAAGGCATGGAACTGGAAGCATACCCTGTTCCATTGGATTACATGCAGAATGGTGGACAGGCCCTTCAAGACCATCGGTATGAATTCCGGATCGAGAAGGATCGCTTTAATGAAATCAGGAACTTGTCCAAAACGGCGGGCTGCACGCCTGTAGAATGGTTATGGTCTTTGTTTGCATATCTGTTGACGGAGATTGGCAATCAGCCGCAACTCACGGTCTATACACTGATTTATCGGATGAATCATATCAGTTCCATTCCGCTAGATGTGCAAGAGGTGCAGGATTTCAATGAGTTGTTTGCCCTAGCTAAACAAGCTTTACATACAGCAGACGAACAGCCTGGTCATCATATCCAGGATCTGGTTAGAGCAGGGATGAAATCACAGCATGACGCCATCCGTCCGCTATTTTACGAGGCAGATTATGTCAGTGGAGGCAGGGGGGCGCTGGAGGAACTGTTTGATGTCATCTGTGAAATTCAGAATGAAAAACGAAATATGGTGGTAACGCTGTATTGTAAACCCGGAATGAATACGGTTCAATGGAACCTTTTTTTCAGAACCTATGATCAAATGCTTGTCAAAGTGATTGAAAGTCTCCGCTCAGCGGCTGAAAGGGGATAA
- a CDS encoding thioesterase: protein MTKMRLYCVPYAGGSASIYNKWKKGLSESIVLNPVELAGRGLKFSKPLYESIQQSVDDVFDYISSDLPDEEPYALFGHSLGSLIIYELYNKMHEEQFRKPIHMFFSGRETPDYKKEQVYYHLPEGQFIDRIKEMGGTPDEFFENQQLMDMFIPILRKDLEMNETYTYEEKPYKLQCDITILNGAEDEGYILDCAERWRGYTEQGSAARIYKGGHFYLFEGSMHRVTSMINQTLTSYME, encoded by the coding sequence ATGACCAAGATGCGATTATATTGTGTCCCTTATGCAGGTGGTTCAGCATCAATATATAACAAATGGAAAAAGGGGTTATCCGAATCCATTGTGCTGAACCCGGTTGAACTTGCAGGACGTGGATTGAAATTCTCCAAGCCGCTCTATGAGAGTATTCAGCAAAGTGTAGATGATGTATTTGATTATATATCTAGCGATTTACCAGATGAGGAGCCATATGCCCTATTTGGACATAGCCTCGGAAGTCTGATTATCTATGAACTGTATAACAAAATGCATGAAGAGCAGTTCAGGAAACCCATACACATGTTTTTCTCGGGGCGAGAGACGCCGGATTATAAAAAAGAACAGGTCTATTACCATTTGCCCGAAGGACAGTTCATCGACCGCATTAAGGAAATGGGCGGTACCCCGGATGAGTTCTTTGAGAACCAGCAACTGATGGATATGTTTATCCCCATATTACGTAAGGATCTGGAGATGAATGAGACGTATACCTACGAAGAGAAGCCTTATAAGCTGCAATGTGATATCACGATACTGAACGGAGCAGAGGATGAAGGTTACATTCTGGATTGTGCAGAACGTTGGAGAGGTTATACGGAACAAGGAAGTGCCGCCCGGATATACAAAGGGGGGCATTTTTATTTATTTGAAGGCAGTATGCATCGGGTGACTAGCATGATCAATCAGACATTAACAAGTTATATGGAGTAG
- a CDS encoding ketoacyl-ACP synthase III, whose product MRQMTIRGIGMYVPESVLTNQGLEAMDINANADWIYHNLGIRERRISHKHEYTSDLALEAARQAIEQAAMDAEDIDMIIMATFTPDRLIPHPSALVKEKLGADQAICLDLRAGCAGFSYGLLNAYYTFQAEEDISNILVIGADTYSKVTDWQDRAACSSVGDGAGAFVLQELDENDSYHSVFLNGIMHHENMEDISYGTLPVHYGHIHDGSVSVYTSNGRYLYEQLVRGIPRLVNRLLRKVKWNMEEVDLFIFPQTNSNLIRELAVALGIPQEKAYMTMEKYGYTSNACLPIAVTEAVKQGALKAGNRVVLVGAGAGTYYCATAIRWGEVV is encoded by the coding sequence ATGAGACAAATGACCATTCGCGGTATCGGCATGTATGTGCCGGAATCCGTGTTGACGAATCAGGGGCTGGAGGCCATGGACATTAACGCCAATGCGGACTGGATCTACCATAACCTTGGAATCCGCGAACGAAGAATCTCCCATAAGCATGAGTATACCAGTGATTTGGCATTGGAAGCTGCGAGACAAGCTATAGAGCAGGCTGCGATGGATGCCGAGGATATTGATATGATCATTATGGCGACCTTCACACCGGATCGTTTAATACCACATCCGTCTGCTCTTGTGAAGGAAAAGCTTGGAGCAGACCAAGCCATTTGTCTGGATCTTCGCGCGGGCTGTGCCGGGTTCAGCTATGGATTATTGAATGCGTATTATACGTTCCAGGCTGAAGAAGATATAAGCAATATTCTAGTCATCGGCGCGGATACCTATTCGAAAGTAACGGATTGGCAGGATCGGGCAGCATGTTCCAGTGTGGGAGACGGCGCAGGGGCATTTGTCTTACAGGAATTAGATGAAAATGATTCTTATCACAGCGTTTTTTTGAACGGAATCATGCATCACGAGAATATGGAAGATATCAGTTATGGAACATTGCCTGTTCATTATGGACACATTCATGACGGATCTGTTTCCGTCTATACGTCCAATGGTCGATATTTATATGAACAATTGGTCCGAGGTATTCCACGGCTCGTGAACCGTCTTTTGCGCAAAGTAAAATGGAATATGGAGGAAGTAGATCTGTTTATTTTCCCGCAAACGAACAGTAATCTGATTCGAGAACTCGCCGTTGCCTTGGGCATCCCACAAGAAAAAGCCTATATGACGATGGAAAAATACGGGTATACCTCTAACGCCTGTTTGCCAATTGCGGTGACCGAGGCTGTGAAGCAAGGGGCACTGAAAGCAGGTAATCGTGTTGTGTTGGTTGGGGCCGGGGCTGGAACGTATTATTGCGCTACAGCGATTAGATGGGGAGAAGTCGTGTAA